The Branchiostoma floridae strain S238N-H82 chromosome 10, Bfl_VNyyK, whole genome shotgun sequence genome has a segment encoding these proteins:
- the LOC118424940 gene encoding testis-expressed protein 10 homolog, with product MPKSAKKRKAKRADFNKVKLKVGKKLPKADNVTDTTFKSRAIHLPDQLKTDTTQPTNFRQQNVKDLLTQCNHYSASVRHEAITGLKDLLARHPAVVPSHLSSVVEKCSELFVDKDPVVRKAAIGLLRHTFSQASANQISPFFSLISAHLCCAMTHIFEDIRHDSLAVLDVCLEHYPSLLTSRSGQILTNFVGQISSMKDKGVKKDAASSSHRLSVNLNSRLTSLQWRSKVLHRLHHFLKAMLSESHIGGRESGEEQNKGFVHETFDGTKPLHVQVFPYTSSSSSTGYLIRATTPSTASLFSLHDFAASLLPLLLETWVEGSPGDGESLVHADVTDLLQGVLDVLRLLWQCLQHREQDKQQDKQKMAFLQHYKNIQLHLMSGFPYMVMEQSKKGKGQQRDQSGGTNLQASSTLNLSICDVMTCCLEQDSGSTAAGWLDNVLDFLVSSMSDVDENSADHMDRVLRVIQHVIKVLPQQDLCEDLLTAVHECYQSEETSERTRQQVVHFLAQSYLQGDAGIQQSEVLTNWVASLPHYLVTMETANQQQTEEVLRVVQSAATRGHSCMVENLMGNFQNIFGIGGLLCSVTPSIQRHLVQLLYHLPLLGGLELSTLAQACRQRKVGVPVVKYLVQILLARSSAMAVCEEVKPPVDTPNILSFLMSIMIGEEDSMTFSG from the exons ATGCCTAAGAGTGCCAAAAAGAGGAAGGCCAAGCGGGCAGACTTTAACAAGGTCAAGTTGAAGGTCGGGAAGAAGCTGCCCAAGGCTGACAATGTGACGGACACCACGTTCAAGTCCAGGGCCATCCACCTGCCCGACCAGCTGAAGACTGATACCACCCAGCCAACCAACTTCAGACAACAGAATGTTAAG gACCTGCTGACCCAGTGTAACCACTACAGTGCGTCAGTACGCCATGAAGCCATCACAGGACTGAAGGACCTCCTAGCGCGACATCCCGCAGTCGTTCCCTCCCACCTCTCGTCTGTCGTCGAGAAGTGCTCCGAGCTCTTCGTCGACAAGGATCCCGTTGTCAGAAAAGCCGCCATTGGCCTGTTACGTCACACCTTCAGCCAggcatcagccaatcagatctcTCCTTTCTTTTCCTTGATCAGCGCACACTTGTGCTGCGCCATGACACATATTTTCGAAGACATTCGTCACGATTCACTCGCCGTTCTGGACGTGTGCCTAGAACACTACCCCTCACTCTTAACGTCAAGAAGCGGGCAAATCCTTACCAACTTTGTCGGACAAATCTCAAGTATGAAGGATAAAGGAGTGAAGAAGGATGCAGCATCTTCAAGTCATAGACTTTCTGTGAACCTGAACAGTAGGCTGACATCACTCCAGTGGAGGAGCAAAGTTCTACACAGACTTCATCACTTTCTAAAGGCCATGTTATCAGAGAGTCATATAGGGGGTAGGGAGAGTGGTGAAGAGCAGAACAAGGGTTTTGTACATGAGACATTTGATGGGACCAAGCCTCTACATGTGCAAGTGTTTCCTTATACTTCATCATCTAGTTCTACAGGATACCTTATTAG AGCTACAACCCCAAGCACAGCCTCGTTGTTCAGCCTACATGACTTTGCTGCGTCCCTCCTGCCCCTGTTACTGGAGACGTGGGTGGAGGGTTCCCCGGGGGATGGGGAGTCCCTGGTACACGCTGATGTCACCGATCTGCTCCAGGGGGTGTTAGATGTGCTGAGGTTACTGTGGCAGTGTCTCCAGCACAGGGAACAGGACAAACAACAAGACAAGCAGAAG ATGGCATTCCTACAGCACTACAAGAACATACAGCTTCATCTGATGTCTGGGTTTCCATATATGGTCATGGAACAGTCCAAGAAGGGAAAGGGGCAGCAGAGGGACCAGAGTGGAGGGACCAACCTTCAGGCATCCTCGACTCTGAACCTGAGCATCTGTGATGTCATGACATGTTGCCTTGAGCAAG ACAGTGGCAGTACTGCAGCTGGATGGCTGGACAATGTGTTGGATTTCCTGGTCAGTAGTATGTCTGATGTAGATGAGAACTCAGCTGACCACATGGACCGTGTTCTTAGGGTCATACAGCATGTCATCAAGGTGCTACCGCAACAAG ATTTGTGTGAAGACTTGCTCACAGCAGTGCACGAGTGTTACCAGTCTGAGGAGACATCTGAGAGGACCAGACAACAAGTGGTGCACTTCTTAGCACAGTCATACCTACAGGGAGATGCAGGCATACAGCA gagTGAGGTTCTGACCAATTGGGTAGCCTCCCTGCCACACTATCTGGTTACCATGgagacagccaatcagcaacaGACTGAGGAGGTCTTGCGTGTGGTTCAGTCTGCAGCCACTAGGGGGCACTCCTGCATGGTGGAAAACTTGATGGGGAACTTTCAGAACATCTTTG GTATTGGTGGGCTACTGTGCTCTGTCACCCCATCTATTCAAAGGCACCTGGTACAGCTGCTATACCATCTACCTCTGCTAGGGGGCCTCGAACTGTCCACTCTGGCTCAGGCCTGCAGACAGAGGAAAGTTGGAGTTCCTGTGGTGAAGTATCTAGTGCAGATTCTATTGGCAAG GTCATCAGCTATGGCTGTCTGTGAAGAAGTGAAGCCACCAGTCGACACACCCAATATTCTCAGCTTTCTTATGTCTATAATGATAGGTGAGGAAGACAGCAT GACATTCAGTGGATGA
- the LOC118425141 gene encoding uncharacterized protein LOC118425141 isoform X1 → MRVPGCKTQVYCVSLELRHRQAALAKFTCECLLQFSSPQQVWEVVAAVLERYLGMFHTLPLDTVYAVLVAMVTLMPPGTEISGELLTPIMHCCWAALDLVIHNRIPVSDEEAAVAEESWQGELLHNALQTMGSSQGIVQTWLQHVEAFVKGGAERSDVEAVAQVLLRVMQTAELQRPLQQTGVLQGVVKSVMDCLREDENEKLLSSMIYQASLIK, encoded by the exons ATGCGGGTTCCAGGCTGTAAAACTCAGGTCTACTGTGTTAGTCTGGAACTCAGGCACAGACAGGCAGCTCTAGCCAAG TTTACCTGTGAGTGTTTACTGCagttttccagcccacagcaaGTCTGGGAGGTGGTGGCAGCAGTGTTAGAGAGATACCTG GGAATGTTCCACACTCTACCATTGGACACCGTGTATGCAGtgctggttgccatggtaacactaATGCCCCCTGGGACAGAGATTAGTGGGGAGCTGCTCACTCCCATCATGCACTGCTGCTGGGCTGCCCTGGACCTTGTCATACATAA CAGGATACCTGTTTCTGACGAAGAGGCTGCAGTTGCAGAGGAAAGCTGGCAGGGGGAGCTACTGCACAATGCACTGCAAACCATGGGGAGCAGCCAAGGCATAGTCCAGACCTGGCTACAGCATGTTGAAGCTTTTGTAAAAG gAGGCGCTGAGCGGTCAGATGTAGAAGCTGTGGCACAGGTGTTACTGAGAGTCATGCAGACTGCAGAGCTGCAGCGCCCCCTGCAGCAGACAGGTGTACTGCAGGGAGTGGTGAAATCTGTCATG GATTGTTTAAGAGAAGACGAAAATGAAAAGTTGCTGTCTTCCATGATTTACCAGGCTTCCTTGATCAAATAA
- the LOC118425141 gene encoding uncharacterized protein LOC118425141 isoform X2, with the protein MRVPGCKTQVYCVSLELRHRQAALAKFTCECLLQFSSPQQVWEVVAAVLERYLGMFHTLPLDTVYAVLVAMVTLMPPGTEISGELLTPIMHCCWAALDLVIHKIPVSDEEAAVAEESWQGELLHNALQTMGSSQGIVQTWLQHVEAFVKGGAERSDVEAVAQVLLRVMQTAELQRPLQQTGVLQGVVKSVMDCLREDENEKLLSSMIYQASLIK; encoded by the exons ATGCGGGTTCCAGGCTGTAAAACTCAGGTCTACTGTGTTAGTCTGGAACTCAGGCACAGACAGGCAGCTCTAGCCAAG TTTACCTGTGAGTGTTTACTGCagttttccagcccacagcaaGTCTGGGAGGTGGTGGCAGCAGTGTTAGAGAGATACCTG GGAATGTTCCACACTCTACCATTGGACACCGTGTATGCAGtgctggttgccatggtaacactaATGCCCCCTGGGACAGAGATTAGTGGGGAGCTGCTCACTCCCATCATGCACTGCTGCTGGGCTGCCCTGGACCTTGTCATACATAA GATACCTGTTTCTGACGAAGAGGCTGCAGTTGCAGAGGAAAGCTGGCAGGGGGAGCTACTGCACAATGCACTGCAAACCATGGGGAGCAGCCAAGGCATAGTCCAGACCTGGCTACAGCATGTTGAAGCTTTTGTAAAAG gAGGCGCTGAGCGGTCAGATGTAGAAGCTGTGGCACAGGTGTTACTGAGAGTCATGCAGACTGCAGAGCTGCAGCGCCCCCTGCAGCAGACAGGTGTACTGCAGGGAGTGGTGAAATCTGTCATG GATTGTTTAAGAGAAGACGAAAATGAAAAGTTGCTGTCTTCCATGATTTACCAGGCTTCCTTGATCAAATAA
- the LOC118423803 gene encoding uncharacterized protein LOC118423803 has product MSRVADKCLSGVFYVLTALSLVKKPKSAGEKLRVTVHAASGQGSFGSGKFMTTIKLGEEKFRTGLKKAASLIWEESAEFSSWSRSSDDQQNIVLKLRKAKKCTERTVGTVTINVKEALETNLHLPVKRRYLVTPSDKQQKGRVFLEVSVAVAVDDGKKPSMQETADKPRSFFKKRKAGTNSQISGKPKEGEASSASVPSEPQKDDSTASTNAQAAAPPAEIDPHCREQISAITSLYEQLTAKQTSSADLLTYVDGLRAKLAVAAPHVLDNVVIKNMAANVPDATNYELPDMAGESLEGLGKILTVVQRLDKEEDARLHFIQKWYVDEICRQAMEEAPEVLEGG; this is encoded by the exons ATGAGTCGAGTGGCAGACAAATGCCTGAGTGGCGTATTTTACGTCCTGACGGCGCTATCACTTGTGAAAAAGCCCAAGTCAGCAGGGGAAAAGCTAAGAGTCACGGTCCACGCAGCAAGTGGCCAGGGGAGTTTTGGTTCCGGCAAGTTCATGACAACAATTAAGTTGGGCGAGGAGAAGTTCCGAACTGGACTGAAGAAGGCGGCATCTCTGATATGGGAGGAGTCAGCTGAGTTCTCATCTTGGTCCAGATCTTCCGATGATCAACAAAATATTGTACTGAAGCTGAGGAAGGCAAAGAAGTGTACCGAGCGAACGGTTGGAACCGTCACCATCAACGTGAAGGAAGCTCTGGAGACCAACCTCCACTTGCCGGTCAAGAGGCGCTATTTGGTGACACCTAGCGACAAACAGCAGAAGGGCAGGGTATTCCTTGAGGTCTCTGTGGCTGTTGCAGTTGATGACGGGAAGAAGCCGAGTATGCAAGAAACTGCAG ATAAGCCCCGCTCTTTTTTCAAGAAACGTAAAGCCGGTACCAACTCTCAAATCTCGGGAAAGCCCAAAGAAGGAGAGGCTTCTTCTGCATCAGTTCCGAGCGAACCCCAGAAGGATGATTCCACTGCGTCCACGAATGCACAGGCAGCGGCGCCACCTGCCGAGATCGACCCCCACTGTAGGGAGCAGATCTCTGCCATCACCAGCCTGTATGAGCAGCTGACAGCGAAGCAGACATCCTCGGCGGACTTGCTGACGTACGTCGACGGTCTCCGCGCCAAACTGGCTGTAGCGGCGCCGCACGTGTTGGACAATGTGGTGATCAAAAACATGGCAGCAAACGTTCCAGACGCCACAAACTATGAACTTCCAGACATGGCCGGTGAGAGTTTGGAGGGGCTTGGGAAGATTTTGACGGTTGTGCAGAGGTTGGACAAAGAGGAAGACGCGCGGCTCCATTTCATCCAGAAATGGTATGTCGATGAAATTTGTCGGCAGGCGATGGAGGAGGCACCCGAAGTGCTGGAAGGCGGCTGA